In Parafrankia irregularis, the sequence CGCCTCCGGAGGGCGGTGCTCTATCCCCTGAGCTACGGGGGCTCCAGGGCAACGAGGCATACCGTACCAGGTGGGATCGGCAGACTGTGCAACCCGGTGCCCGTAAGCTTCGCCCGTGTACTTCAGCGCCCCCCGCGTGCTCGTCGTGGACGACGACGCCGTGATCCGTCAGCTCGTGGTCGTCAACCTCGAACTGGAAGGTTTCGAGGTGCACACCGCTGTCGACGGTGCTGACTGCCTCGAGCGGGTCCATGAGATCGCGCCGCAAGTGATCACGCTGGACATCATGATGCCGCGGGTGAACGGCTGGGACGTCGCCGCGCGGCTGCGTGACGACCCGGCGACGGCCGGCATCAAGGTGATCATGCTTACCGCGCGTGCGCAGGAGGCCGACGTCAAACGCGGTGCGCGCCTCGGCGTGGACTACTACCTGACGAAGCCGTTCGACCCCGATCTGCTGATCGGAGTGGTCAGCCGCCTCGCGGCGGGCCAGCCGGTCTGAGGTCCGGCTCCGGTAGCGGGGGTCGGCGCGGATGCCGGCGGCGCGGCGGGGGCTGGTGCCGGCGTGTCCTTCCGTGACCTTCCTGAAGACGCCACCGACTGCGCGCGGAAGGTATCCAGCGGGCGCTGCCTGGGGCGATGCCGAACGGGGCGCGGCACCCTTCGCCGCCCGGTCCGTACGCGCGGCGACCGGATTGGGCGGGCGCGCCGATAGCATCGCGACATGACCCCCGCCGAGCTGGCCGACTCCATCGTCGCGGCCGTTCGTGATGCCGTCGCAGGCGGAGAGCTTGATGTGCCCGTGCCCACCACGGTCACGATCGAGCGCCCGCGGCAACCAGAGCACGGTGACTACGCGTCGCCGGTCGCCATGCAGCTGGCGAAGGCGGCCCGCCGCCCGCCCCGGCAGGTGGCCGAGCTTCTCGCGGCGCGCCTGCGAACGAACCCGGGCGTGGCGGAGGTCGAGGTGGCCGGGCCCGGCTTCCTGAACATCCGGCTCGCCGGCGCCGCCCTCGGCGGGATCGCGCAGGCCGTCGTCCGTGGCGGTGCGGCCTACGGCCGTGCGACCACGCCTCGGGGCCTGCGGGTGAACCTGGAGTTCGTCAGTGCGAACCCCACCGGTCCGGTGACGCTGGCGTCCACACGCTGGGCGTCGGTCGGTGACGCGCTGGCCCGGGTGCTGGCGGCGGCCGGCTACGAGGTCGGCACCGAGTACTACGTGAACGACGCCGGAGTGCAGGTCGAGCGGTTCGGGGCGTCGATCCTGGCCGCGCTGCGCGGCGAGCCCGCGCCCGAGAACGGGTACCACGGCGCCTATGTCGCCGAGATCGCCACGCGGGTCGTGGCGGCGAACCCCGGCCTGGAGCAGCTCGTCGCCGGGTCCGGTGGCCAGGTGGCGGATGAGAAGGCGCTCGCGGTCTGCGCTCGCGACGGCGTCGAGATGATGCTCGCGGAAATCCGTTCGACGCTGGCCGGCTTCGGGGTCGAGTTCGATCTGTGGAAGTCGGAGCGGAGCCTGCACGAGGCCGGCGAGCTGACCGCGGCCATCGAGGAGCTCCGGGCGAAGGGGCACGTCTTCGACGCGGACGGCGCGGTCTGGCTGCGCACCACCGACTTCGGCGACGACAAGGACCGCGCCCTGGTCAAGAGCGACGGGCACCCGACCTACTTCTGCGCCGACGCGGCCTACTACCGGGACAAGCGCCGCCGTGGGTTCGACCGGCTCTGCTACCTGCTGGGCGCTGACCACCACGGTTACATCGGGCGGCTGCGCGCGATCGCGGCGTGCTTCGGTGACGATCCCGAGCAGACACTGGATGTGATCATTGGCCAGCTGGTGACCCTGTCGCGGGGCGGGGTGGCCGTGAAGATGTCCAAGCGTGCCGGCACGTTCCTGACACTGCACGACCTGGTGGATGCGGTCGGCGTCGACGCGGCGCGGTACTCGTTGGTCCGGGCGTCGATGGATTCGTCGCTCGACCTCGACCTCGACGTGATCGCGCGGCAGACCAACGACAACCCGGTCTTCTATGTCCAGTACGCACATGCCCGGATCAGCTCGCTGATCCGCAATGCGGCCGCGCTGGGCCTGGCGACCTCCGCCGATCCGGCGTTCGACGTCGAGGCGGTCGACGTGTCGCTGCTCACCCATCAGCGGGAGGTGGAGCTTCTCGGGGCGCTGGGTGAGCTGCCGCGGGTGATCGAGTCGGCGGCCGCCCTGCGGGCGCCGCACCGCATCGCCCGGTATCTGGAGGAGCTGGCCGGGACGTACCACCGCTTCTACGACTCCTGCCGCGTGCTGCCCCAGGGCGACGAGGAGGCGACGGCGCTGACGGCCGCCCGGCTGTTGCTGGTCGAGGCGACCCGGGTCGTCCTCGCGAACGGGCTGCATCTGCTCGGCGTCGGCGCGCCGGAACGGATGTGAGGCGAATGACGATCGACGGGGGGCGTCCGCGCCCGATGAGAATCGCGATGCTCGGCTGCGGCGTCGTCGGCACCGAGGTGGTGCGTCTGCTGCGCACGCATGCCGACGACCTGGCCGCCAGGGTCGGCGCTCCGCTGGAGATCGCCGGAATCGCTGTCCGTGACCCCGACCGGGTCCGCGGGATCGCGGTCGACCGGGCGTTGCTCACCACCGATCCCGGCGCGCTGGTCGCCCGGGATGACATCGACATCGTGATCGAGGTCGTCGGCGGCATCGAGCCCGCACGCAGCTGGCTGCTCGCCGCGCTGCAGTCCGGGAAATCCGTGGTCAGCGCGAACAAGGCGCTGCTCGCGACGCACGGTTCGCTGCTGCACGACGCGGCGGCCGCCGCGGGTGTCGACCTGTACTACGAGGCCGCGGTGGCGGGCGCGATCCCGCTGCTGCGGCCACTGCGCGAAAGCCTCGCGGGGGACCGGATCCGCCGTGTCCTCGGCATCGTCAACGGCACGACGAACTACATCCTCACCCGGATGGACGAGACCGGTGCCTCCTTCGACGACGCGCTGGCCGAGGCCGGCGCGCTCGGGTATGCGGAGGCTGATCCGTCCGCGGACATCGACGGCTTCGACGCCGCCGCCAAGGCGGCGATCATCGCGCAGCTCGCGTTCCACACCCGGGTAACCATCGACGATGTCTACCGGGAGGGCATCCGCGGGGTGACCGCCGCCGACATCGCCAGCGCCCGTGAGCTCGGCTGCACGGTGAAGGCCCTCGTGATCGCCGAGCGCGCCGGCGACCGGCCGGGCATCAGCCTGCGGGTCCACCCGGCGATGATTCCCCGTTCGCATCCACTCGCCGGTGTGCGCGAGGCGTTCAACGCGGTCTTCGTCGAGGCCGAGGCCGCCGGGCAGCTCATGTTCTACGGCCGCGGGGCGGGCGGCGCGCCGACCGCCTCGGCGGTCCTCGGTGACGTGGTCGCGGTCGCCCGCAACCGCATCGCGGGCCGACAGGGTCCGGGGGAGTCCGCGTACGCGGCGCTGCCGGTCCTGCCGATGGGGCCGACGGTCACCAGCTACCACCTGCAGCTCGACGTCACGGACAAGGCGGGTGTGCTGGCGTCGGTGGCCGGTGCGTTCGCCCGGCACGATGTCTCCATCAGAAGTGTTCGTCAGGACGGCCGTGGCGACGACGCCAGCCTCGTCCTGGTCACCCATCCGGCCGCGGACGCGGCGCTGTCCGCGACCGTCGAGGACCTACGTGTCCTCGACGGGGTACGGGCAGTGTCAGGCGTGGTACGGGTCGAGGGAGTTGAGTCATGACCACGATGTCGTCGATGCCGGTTTCGAGTGCGTCGAGCTCCGCTGAGGTCTCCGGGCAGCTGCCGCGGGCCTGGCGCGGGATCATCGAGGAGTATCGGGACCGGCTGCCGGTCACGCCGGAGACTCCGGTCATCACCCTGCGGGAAGGCGGCACGCCGCTCCTGCACGCGGATCACCTGTCGCAACTTACCGGGTGTGATGTTCATCTCAAAGTCGAAGGGGCCAACCCGACGGGCTCCTTCAAGGACCGGGGCATGACGGTCGCGATCAGCCGTGCGGTGGGGGAAGGCTCCCAGGTCGTCATCTGCGCTTCCACGGGTAACACCTCGGCCTCGGCTGCGGCCTACGCGGCCCGGGCCGGGCTCACCTGCGCGGTACTCGTGCCCAGTGGCAAGATCGCGCTCGGCAAGCTGGCTCAGGCACTGGTCCACGGGGCGCGCCTGCTGCAGGTCAGCGGCTCGTTCGACGACTGCCTGCGCGTCGCCCGCGAGCTGGCCGACACCTTCCCCGTGACCCTGGTCAACTCGGTCAATCCACACCGCCTCGAAGGCCAGAAGACGGCGGCCTTCGAAATCGTGGAGGCGCTCGGCCAGGCGCCGGACGTGCACTGCCTCCCGGTCGGGAACGCGGGGAACATCACGGCCTACTGGCGTGGCTACGTGGAGGAGGACACCCGGGTCGGCAGCGGCCGCCCGCGCATGTTCGGCTTCCAGGCCGCCGGTGCGGCGCCCATCGTGCGCGGTGAGGTCGTGACCGCGCCGCAGACCATCGCCACCGCGATCCGCATCGGCAATCCTGCGTCCTGGGATTTCGCGACCGATGCCCGCGACGCCTCCGGTGGCCTCATCGACGCGGTCAACGACCGCCAGATCCTCGCTGCCTACCGGCTCCTCGCGCGCCGTGAGGGCGTCTTCGTCGAGCCCTCCAGCGCCGCCAGCGTCGCCGGGCTGCTGGCAGCCCACGCCGACGGTCGGTTGGACGCCGGTCAGCGCGTGGTCTGCACGGTCACCGGCAACGGTCTCAAGGACCCCGACTGGGCCATCAGCGGAGCCGCGAAGCCCGAGACCATCCCGCCGACCGTCGCCGGGGCCGCGCAGGCCCTTGGCCTGCGCAACCTGTGACAGCCGTCGGTGGTCGGGCCGCCGCAGCCCACGAAACCACCCACGCCTCCGGCGTCGCGGTGAGCACGTCCGTGGAGGCGGCGGAGCAAGCTGGTGAGCCGGCGGCAGGCGGGGTCCGGCTGCGGGTACCGGCGTCCAGCGCGAACCTCGGGCCGGGCTTCGACGCCCTCGGGATCGCCCTCGGCCTGTACGACGAGGTGTCCGTCCACCCGACGCGATCTGGTCTCACCATTGACGCGGTCGGCCCGGACGTTGTGCCCGCCACCGAGGATCACCTTGTGGTCCGGGCTGTCCGGGCCACCTTCGACGAGATCGGCTGGGCTCAGCCCGGCCTGGCGCTGCGCTGCGTGAACCGGATACCGCACGGCCGCGGGCTGGGCTCGTCGGCCGCGGCGATCGTGGCGGGAGTAGCGGCGGCCGACACCCTTGCGGGCTCCCCGCTCGGCCCGGCCGGCCGGCTTCGGTTGGCGACCGCGATCGAAGGCCATCCGGACAACGTCGCGGCCGCGCTGCTCGGTGGTCTTACCGTGGCCTGGTTCGAGGCGGGTGTTCCGCAGGCGCTGCGGGTCGAACCGGCCGGTGAGGTACGACCCGTCCTTTTCGTCCCATCCCGCCGGCAGTCGACCGAACAGGCGCGGGGTGTGCTGCCCGAGCAGGTGTCGCACTCCGACGCGGCGGTGAACCTCGGGCGGGCCACTCTGTTGGCTCTCGCGCTCAGCGGCGCGGAACCCGCCGTGGCCGTGGGCGCCGAGCGTTCCAGGCTCCTGCTCGCCGCGACCGAGGACCGCCTGCACCAGCCCTACCGGCTGCCCCTGCTTCCCGCGTCGGCGGACCTGGTGCGGCGGCTGCGCGCGGAGGGAATCCCGGCGGCGCTGTCCGGGTCGGGGCCCTCCGTTGTCGCGCTCGCCGTCGGCGGAGGTCAGGCCGCGGCCGCGATCGGCGTGGCCGCGCCCGGGTTCTCGGTGATCCCGCTGACTCTCGACGCCGAGGGCGTACAGGTGGAGACCGTCGACTCCCAGGAGTAGTGAGCTAACTCCTGCTGGTGTACAAATGGCGGCACCTGACCGGTTTGGGTGCCAGGAAGGGGCTCCGGGTAGTCATCGAGAGTCCCTCGTGACGTCATCGAGAGATCCAGAGGTCTCTAGGTTGTTGCCGAGGTGTCTCCGTCTGGATAGTCTGATGACTGCACCCGCTGCCGCCGCGGCGCGTGCTCGCCCCCGCCAGCCTGATCTGGTCCTTCGTGGTGACCAAGCTGTGGTGGAGCCTCACCTCAGCGATCGGTCGCACACGGTGGCTGGTCCTGGTCAGGGATCCCGGTGCTTCAAGCCTCGTCGCCGTTGCCTCGGCTGGCGTACCGGCACCTGTCGGCGGGAAATCGGGTTCGCTCGCGGCTGTCGGCCGTCAGGGCCTTTGAGGGCGCGTTGCTCGCCGTTCAAATGGTGCTGCATCTCCACACATCCGGCATGCGCGCAGGCGAAGAAAGTTCACACGCTACGCCCGGCCTGAGAGGCCGGTTCCTTCCAGGAAGGAAAACCTTGAGCGACACCACCGACGTGCTGCCCGACAGCGCACGTGAGTCTGCGGCGCCTGCCTCGCCCGTCGACAGTCCCGCTGCGGCCGGCACGACGACCGTGGACTCGGCCGACCCGATCGGCTCGAACGGCAACCACGCCGCTTCGGCCGGATCGGCCACGGCTCCCCGGCGCCGGAGGTCCGGCACCGGCCTGTCCGCGATGCTTCTGCCTGAGCTGCAGGCCATGGCCTCGCAGATGGGCATCCCCGGAGTCGGTCGACTCCGCAAGGG encodes:
- a CDS encoding response regulator transcription factor, which produces MYFSAPRVLVVDDDAVIRQLVVVNLELEGFEVHTAVDGADCLERVHEIAPQVITLDIMMPRVNGWDVAARLRDDPATAGIKVIMLTARAQEADVKRGARLGVDYYLTKPFDPDLLIGVVSRLAAGQPV
- the argS gene encoding arginine--tRNA ligase, whose translation is MTPAELADSIVAAVRDAVAGGELDVPVPTTVTIERPRQPEHGDYASPVAMQLAKAARRPPRQVAELLAARLRTNPGVAEVEVAGPGFLNIRLAGAALGGIAQAVVRGGAAYGRATTPRGLRVNLEFVSANPTGPVTLASTRWASVGDALARVLAAAGYEVGTEYYVNDAGVQVERFGASILAALRGEPAPENGYHGAYVAEIATRVVAANPGLEQLVAGSGGQVADEKALAVCARDGVEMMLAEIRSTLAGFGVEFDLWKSERSLHEAGELTAAIEELRAKGHVFDADGAVWLRTTDFGDDKDRALVKSDGHPTYFCADAAYYRDKRRRGFDRLCYLLGADHHGYIGRLRAIAACFGDDPEQTLDVIIGQLVTLSRGGVAVKMSKRAGTFLTLHDLVDAVGVDAARYSLVRASMDSSLDLDLDVIARQTNDNPVFYVQYAHARISSLIRNAAALGLATSADPAFDVEAVDVSLLTHQREVELLGALGELPRVIESAAALRAPHRIARYLEELAGTYHRFYDSCRVLPQGDEEATALTAARLLLVEATRVVLANGLHLLGVGAPERM
- a CDS encoding homoserine dehydrogenase, with protein sequence MTIDGGRPRPMRIAMLGCGVVGTEVVRLLRTHADDLAARVGAPLEIAGIAVRDPDRVRGIAVDRALLTTDPGALVARDDIDIVIEVVGGIEPARSWLLAALQSGKSVVSANKALLATHGSLLHDAAAAAGVDLYYEAAVAGAIPLLRPLRESLAGDRIRRVLGIVNGTTNYILTRMDETGASFDDALAEAGALGYAEADPSADIDGFDAAAKAAIIAQLAFHTRVTIDDVYREGIRGVTAADIASARELGCTVKALVIAERAGDRPGISLRVHPAMIPRSHPLAGVREAFNAVFVEAEAAGQLMFYGRGAGGAPTASAVLGDVVAVARNRIAGRQGPGESAYAALPVLPMGPTVTSYHLQLDVTDKAGVLASVAGAFARHDVSIRSVRQDGRGDDASLVLVTHPAADAALSATVEDLRVLDGVRAVSGVVRVEGVES
- the thrC gene encoding threonine synthase; translated protein: MTTMSSMPVSSASSSAEVSGQLPRAWRGIIEEYRDRLPVTPETPVITLREGGTPLLHADHLSQLTGCDVHLKVEGANPTGSFKDRGMTVAISRAVGEGSQVVICASTGNTSASAAAYAARAGLTCAVLVPSGKIALGKLAQALVHGARLLQVSGSFDDCLRVARELADTFPVTLVNSVNPHRLEGQKTAAFEIVEALGQAPDVHCLPVGNAGNITAYWRGYVEEDTRVGSGRPRMFGFQAAGAAPIVRGEVVTAPQTIATAIRIGNPASWDFATDARDASGGLIDAVNDRQILAAYRLLARREGVFVEPSSAASVAGLLAAHADGRLDAGQRVVCTVTGNGLKDPDWAISGAAKPETIPPTVAGAAQALGLRNL
- the thrB gene encoding homoserine kinase yields the protein MSTSVEAAEQAGEPAAGGVRLRVPASSANLGPGFDALGIALGLYDEVSVHPTRSGLTIDAVGPDVVPATEDHLVVRAVRATFDEIGWAQPGLALRCVNRIPHGRGLGSSAAAIVAGVAAADTLAGSPLGPAGRLRLATAIEGHPDNVAAALLGGLTVAWFEAGVPQALRVEPAGEVRPVLFVPSRRQSTEQARGVLPEQVSHSDAAVNLGRATLLALALSGAEPAVAVGAERSRLLLAATEDRLHQPYRLPLLPASADLVRRLRAEGIPAALSGSGPSVVALAVGGGQAAAAIGVAAPGFSVIPLTLDAEGVQVETVDSQE